From Cyanobacteriota bacterium, a single genomic window includes:
- a CDS encoding protein kinase, with product MSTLAPIKFQPGQQVSNRYRLVKQLDTMTHPCHWLAEDPYRPDNPLCVVNIALADSDAGRCLREEARILQALRHPQLLTLLALDQQTPPYIYLVCDYVEGVLLSDRLLSGQRWTEQQVHELLYACLSILAVCHQQQVIHGNLHPGCLLQRSSDQQWMITGFGASQGTIGYIAPERGQGYPCVASDLYSLGMIAIQALTSQPPKELQQQAKTGGIRWQQHCHVERSLESLLSRMVAFCPSDRPTCAEDALEQLTPLSTQMTGAVTPVFSVKSQQPPALSPALRQAPLFLTSIATMPKPAATPQPAAMLTDLAAQFTRSPILKGLGFGTLVASACAGLVCNLPGKPATAVMGQVNASGEAMLKQLSAASNQPSRNTSSPRDDSGNLSGGRPALVPATQPQFVRSPSPRSQPNSPPPTPSPATNKPVVTPSPSQTPQPEPIRENQGDRLAVQDATIAAAAVGNPLQETLSIMAMADERQPTIAEPTGTPNSSNQPRPIHLSQAQEAPATMPVDPYPTMVIADDSYSLPTYSPAIDTQVTHPQDTATLVADLTISEPTDLTISEPFVEQVAAEQPSPADTEEMPIATNLPNTTQPDSPAVAPEQPPVLQTRQSEPIAPPLQVILSPDDHWMISISDTHTIKVWNLTAATDIPLNFSTPVAVHTIKLAADGSTLLSFAADGSQIAAWDLPSGQQVY from the coding sequence ATGTCTACTCTAGCGCCTATCAAGTTTCAACCGGGTCAACAGGTCAGTAACCGTTATCGGTTAGTCAAGCAACTGGATACAATGACCCATCCATGCCACTGGTTGGCTGAAGATCCTTACCGTCCTGACAATCCGTTATGTGTTGTGAACATAGCACTGGCGGATAGTGACGCTGGGCGATGCCTACGGGAAGAGGCGCGGATTCTCCAGGCATTGCGACATCCTCAGCTCCTGACCCTGCTAGCCCTTGACCAGCAAACTCCTCCCTATATCTATCTGGTTTGTGATTATGTCGAAGGTGTGTTGTTGAGCGATCGCCTGCTATCTGGGCAGCGCTGGACTGAGCAACAGGTTCATGAACTACTCTATGCCTGTTTGTCGATCTTGGCAGTGTGTCATCAACAACAGGTGATTCACGGCAATCTGCATCCAGGCTGCTTGTTACAACGATCCTCTGACCAACAGTGGATGATCACGGGGTTCGGAGCAAGCCAGGGCACGATCGGCTACATTGCGCCAGAACGGGGACAGGGCTACCCCTGCGTTGCCAGCGACCTCTATTCCTTGGGGATGATTGCTATCCAAGCGCTGACAAGCCAACCTCCCAAAGAGTTGCAACAGCAAGCTAAAACAGGCGGAATTCGCTGGCAACAGCATTGCCACGTGGAGCGATCGCTGGAATCATTACTCAGCCGCATGGTTGCCTTTTGTCCCAGCGATCGCCCCACTTGCGCCGAGGATGCTCTAGAACAGTTGACACCTCTCAGCACCCAAATGACTGGTGCCGTAACTCCTGTGTTCTCTGTAAAGAGCCAGCAACCACCCGCCCTATCTCCGGCACTACGACAAGCCCCATTGTTCCTGACTTCTATAGCGACAATGCCCAAGCCAGCAGCAACACCCCAACCAGCGGCAATGCTCACGGATTTGGCGGCACAGTTCACACGATCGCCCATTTTGAAGGGACTAGGATTTGGCACATTAGTAGCATCAGCCTGTGCTGGCTTGGTGTGTAACCTACCCGGTAAGCCCGCAACGGCAGTGATGGGGCAGGTTAACGCTTCTGGAGAAGCGATGTTAAAGCAACTGTCAGCAGCATCTAACCAACCCAGTCGCAATACTTCTAGCCCACGCGATGACTCTGGAAATCTTTCTGGGGGCAGACCAGCATTGGTTCCTGCCACACAACCACAGTTCGTCCGATCGCCCTCTCCCCGATCGCAGCCTAACAGCCCTCCCCCCACGCCAAGTCCAGCAACTAACAAACCTGTGGTCACTCCTAGCCCTAGCCAAACTCCTCAGCCGGAGCCGATTAGGGAAAACCAAGGAGACCGTCTGGCAGTGCAAGATGCCACGATCGCTGCCGCAGCGGTTGGTAACCCCCTCCAGGAGACACTATCCATCATGGCAATGGCTGATGAGCGCCAACCCACGATCGCAGAACCTACTGGAACACCCAATAGCTCTAATCAGCCTAGACCGATCCATCTCTCTCAGGCTCAGGAAGCCCCTGCAACCATGCCTGTAGACCCCTACCCCACCATGGTAATCGCTGATGATAGCTACTCCTTACCGACCTATTCCCCAGCCATCGATACTCAAGTCACTCACCCTCAGGATACAGCTACACTAGTTGCTGACTTAACCATCAGTGAGCCTACTGACTTAACCATCAGTGAGCCATTTGTGGAACAAGTAGCTGCCGAGCAACCCTCGCCAGCAGATACTGAGGAGATGCCGATCGCTACCAATTTGCCCAATACAACACAACCTGACAGTCCTGCTGTCGCGCCAGAGCAACCTCCTGTACTGCAAACCCGCCAGTCTGAACCGATCGCTCCTCCTCTGCAAGTCATTCTCAGTCCTGATGACCACTGGATGATTAGCATCAGCGATACCCACACCATCAAGGTCTGGAATTTAACAGCAGCGACCGATATACCTCTTAATTTCTCTACTCCTGTTGCTGTGCATACCATCAAACTGGCGGCTGATGGTTCCACACTGCTCAGCTTTGCGGCTGATGGCTCTCAGATTGCTGCCTGGGATTTGCCCTCTGGACAGCAGGTTTACTAG
- the trpA gene encoding tryptophan synthase subunit alpha, with protein MSRISHCFDRLRDRGQCALIPFITAGDPDLATTAAALRVLDDRGADLIELGIPYSDPLADGPVIQAAATRALARGVRLEAVLAMVKEVSPSLRSPLILFTYYNPILNRGIEPFLQQIADAGAAGLVVPDLPLEEADVLIEPASALGIDVILLVAPTSPPERITAIAQRSQGFIYLVSVTGVTGMRSQMESRVQDMLYNLRSVTDKAIGVGFGISQPEHARQVMEWGADAAIVGSAFVKRLAEGTPQQGLQAIGEFCHTLKIAIAPER; from the coding sequence ATGTCCAGAATTTCTCACTGTTTTGACCGCCTGCGCGATCGGGGTCAATGTGCCCTCATCCCCTTCATTACGGCTGGTGATCCTGACTTGGCAACCACGGCGGCGGCGTTACGAGTGTTGGACGATCGAGGCGCTGATTTAATTGAGCTGGGCATTCCCTATTCTGACCCCCTAGCCGATGGGCCAGTCATCCAAGCAGCAGCTACCCGTGCCTTGGCGCGGGGTGTGCGCCTAGAGGCCGTGTTAGCTATGGTGAAGGAGGTCAGTCCCTCGCTGCGATCGCCCCTGATTTTGTTCACCTACTACAACCCCATCCTCAACCGGGGCATTGAGCCGTTCTTGCAACAAATTGCTGACGCGGGAGCAGCGGGTTTAGTGGTGCCCGATTTGCCCCTAGAAGAGGCAGATGTTCTGATTGAGCCAGCATCCGCCTTAGGGATTGATGTCATATTGTTAGTGGCTCCCACTAGCCCCCCAGAACGAATCACCGCGATCGCCCAACGCTCTCAGGGGTTCATCTACTTGGTCAGTGTTACTGGAGTGACGGGAATGCGTAGCCAGATGGAAAGTCGTGTGCAGGACATGCTTTACAACCTTCGCAGTGTTACGGACAAAGCGATCGGCGTGGGCTTTGGCATCTCTCAGCCGGAACATGCTCGGCAAGTGATGGAATGGGGCGCGGATGCGGCGATCGTCGGCAGTGCCTTTGTGAAGCGCCTAGCGGAAGGCACCCCCCAGCAGGGCCTACAGGCGATCGGGGAATTTTGCCACACCCTCAAGATTGCCATCGCCCCAGAGCGCTAG
- a CDS encoding NAD-dependent epimerase/dehydratase family protein, with protein sequence MTTQVLVTGGTGFVGANLVRLLLTEGYRVRALVRPSSRLDNLQGLDVEIVKADLTDSQLVDALRGCRFLFHVAAHYSLWRRDRRALFQTNVLGTRNLLAAARQAGIERTVYTSSVSAIGVGAPGVAVDERHQSPVHQLIGAYKQSKFWAEQEAKAAAQAGQDVVIVNPATPIGPWDVKPTPSGDIILRFLRRQMPAYLNTGLNVIHVQDVAWGHLLALHRGKSGDRYILGHQNLSLKELLDRLADLTGIPAPRRTIPAWIPLSVAWVDECLLAPLGKEPSVPIDGVRMASQLMYYNSAKAVRELGLPQTPIMTALQDAVAWFKAHGYV encoded by the coding sequence ATGACGACACAGGTATTGGTGACAGGTGGCACAGGCTTTGTGGGTGCTAATCTAGTGCGCTTGCTGTTGACCGAGGGGTATCGGGTGCGTGCCCTTGTGCGCCCCAGCAGTCGCCTAGACAACTTGCAGGGACTAGACGTGGAGATTGTGAAGGCAGACCTAACCGATTCCCAACTGGTGGATGCCTTACGGGGCTGTCGATTTTTGTTTCATGTGGCGGCTCACTATTCCCTTTGGCGGCGCGATCGTCGAGCATTGTTTCAAACCAATGTGCTGGGTACCCGCAACCTGTTGGCAGCCGCTCGCCAAGCCGGGATAGAGCGCACGGTCTACACTAGCTCTGTGTCAGCGATCGGGGTAGGGGCACCCGGTGTAGCTGTGGATGAGCGCCACCAGAGTCCAGTGCATCAGTTGATTGGAGCCTACAAGCAATCAAAGTTTTGGGCAGAACAAGAGGCCAAGGCTGCCGCCCAAGCAGGTCAAGATGTGGTGATTGTCAACCCCGCAACCCCGATCGGCCCTTGGGATGTGAAGCCTACCCCTAGTGGCGACATCATCCTGCGCTTCCTTCGACGGCAAATGCCTGCATATCTGAACACCGGCCTAAACGTTATCCATGTGCAGGATGTGGCTTGGGGACATCTGCTAGCTCTGCATCGGGGCAAATCTGGCGATCGCTACATCCTAGGCCACCAAAACCTGTCCTTAAAGGAACTGTTGGATAGGCTAGCAGACCTGACAGGAATTCCAGCACCCCGGCGCACAATTCCAGCGTGGATTCCCCTCAGTGTAGCTTGGGTAGACGAGTGCTTGCTAGCTCCGCTGGGAAAGGAACCCTCAGTGCCGATCGACGGTGTACGCATGGCCAGCCAATTGATGTATTACAACTCGGCCAAGGCGGTGCGAGAATTAGGATTGCCCCAAACGCCAATTATGACTGCTTTGCAGGATGCCGTTGCCTGGTTTAAAGCTCATGGTTATGTCTAG
- a CDS encoding gas vesicle protein GvpG — protein sequence MILRLLLAPITAPIDGLTWIAEKIQERVDAELDDKENLQKRLLALQLAYDMGELSEDEFEAQEEELLLAIQELEDRRRQAEEDDL from the coding sequence ATGATTCTTCGCCTTTTACTGGCCCCTATTACGGCCCCGATCGATGGCCTCACCTGGATTGCAGAAAAGATCCAAGAGCGGGTTGATGCAGAGCTAGATGACAAGGAAAACCTGCAAAAGCGCTTGCTAGCCTTACAACTGGCCTACGACATGGGGGAACTTTCTGAAGATGAATTTGAGGCCCAAGAGGAGGAACTGTTGCTGGCTATTCAGGAGCTAGAGGATCGTCGTCGCCAAGCCGAGGAAGACGACCTGTAG
- the recR gene encoding recombination mediator RecR, which produces MYTRPLARLIEQLQRLPGIGPRTAQRLAMYLLKRPEAEVRELASALMDARLNVGLCSECFHLSAEPICEICRAPNRDADTICVVADSRDVIAIERTREYRGKYHVLGGLISPMDGIGPEQLHITPLVQRVSKQQIKEVILAIAPSVEGETTTLYIGQLLKPFTRVTRIAFGLPMGGDLEYADEVTLARALEGRRDLD; this is translated from the coding sequence ATTTACACTCGTCCCCTTGCCCGTTTGATTGAACAGCTTCAGCGCTTGCCTGGCATTGGCCCCCGCACAGCGCAGCGCTTGGCCATGTACTTGCTCAAGCGGCCTGAGGCAGAGGTGCGAGAGCTAGCCTCAGCATTGATGGATGCCCGCCTAAACGTAGGGCTGTGCTCAGAGTGCTTTCACCTGTCGGCTGAGCCAATTTGTGAGATTTGCCGCGCACCTAACCGGGATGCTGATACGATTTGCGTGGTAGCAGATTCTAGGGATGTGATTGCGATCGAGCGCACCCGTGAATATCGAGGCAAGTATCATGTCCTTGGTGGTCTAATTTCCCCCATGGATGGCATTGGGCCTGAGCAACTCCACATTACCCCCCTCGTTCAGCGGGTCAGCAAGCAGCAGATTAAAGAGGTAATTTTGGCTATTGCTCCCAGTGTGGAAGGTGAAACCACAACCCTATACATCGGACAACTGCTAAAACCCTTCACCCGCGTTACTCGTATTGCCTTTGGGTTACCCATGGGGGGCGACTTGGAATATGCCGATGAGGTCACCCTAGCCCGAGCACTAGAAGGCCGCCGCGACTTAGACTAG
- a CDS encoding J domain-containing protein: MRNFRNYYEILGVARNASEVDIKQAYRRLARKYHPDLNPGDKAAEETFKMVGEAYEVLSDPEKRAQYEQFSRYWRQPGFQTKGSSNGKVPTGRSARGSASMDFAEYPDFNTFVDQLLGRQYERGSAATATARATASSRVVDDREAYRPGTTKTAYTVPRSVPRNTEARLTVPLERAYLGGRERIRLEDGRSLEVTMPPAMVPGQRIRLKGQGVNGGDLFLKIDIAPHEFYRLDGIDIYCQVPITPSEAVLGGQIQVPTLDGPVKMTVPPAVRHGQRLRLANRGYPGDDGERGDQIVELQLVTPKDPSPAERDLYEKLRQVETFNPRADLPY; encoded by the coding sequence ATGCGGAATTTCCGAAATTACTACGAAATCTTAGGGGTTGCTCGCAACGCCTCTGAAGTGGATATCAAACAGGCATACCGACGGCTGGCGCGTAAGTATCACCCTGACCTAAACCCTGGTGATAAGGCAGCCGAGGAAACTTTCAAAATGGTCGGTGAAGCCTATGAAGTGCTATCAGATCCAGAGAAACGGGCACAGTATGAGCAGTTTAGTCGCTATTGGCGGCAACCAGGCTTTCAGACGAAGGGCAGCAGTAATGGCAAGGTGCCCACTGGTCGATCGGCCCGTGGCTCTGCCTCGATGGACTTTGCTGAGTACCCTGATTTCAATACCTTCGTAGACCAACTTTTGGGACGGCAGTATGAGCGGGGCAGTGCAGCCACGGCAACGGCAAGAGCAACCGCCAGTTCGCGGGTAGTTGACGATCGGGAAGCTTATCGTCCCGGCACTACCAAAACAGCTTACACAGTGCCTCGCTCGGTTCCCAGAAATACTGAAGCTCGGCTGACAGTGCCCCTGGAGCGGGCCTATCTGGGTGGTCGAGAACGCATTCGCCTAGAAGATGGGCGATCGCTGGAAGTAACCATGCCGCCAGCTATGGTGCCCGGTCAGCGCATTCGACTCAAGGGACAGGGGGTGAACGGCGGAGACCTGTTCCTGAAGATTGATATTGCTCCCCATGAGTTTTATCGGCTAGATGGCATCGACATTTACTGTCAGGTGCCCATCACCCCCAGCGAAGCCGTACTGGGTGGACAAATTCAGGTGCCAACCCTAGACGGCCCCGTCAAAATGACCGTGCCTCCGGCAGTACGCCATGGACAACGCCTGCGACTTGCCAATCGTGGCTATCCTGGAGATGATGGTGAACGGGGTGACCAGATCGTAGAGTTGCAGTTAGTGACCCCCAAAGACCCCTCACCTGCCGAGCGTGACCTCTACGAGAAGCTGCGCCAAGTGGAAACCTTTAATCCCAGGGCAGATTTACCCTACTGA
- a CDS encoding Gfo/Idh/MocA family oxidoreductase, with protein sequence RANDVSVVLDLMIHDIDLLLEMAGSVVVKLTASGSRASNSGYLDYVTATLGFANGIVATLTASKVTHRKIRRIAAHCKNSLTEVDFLRNEILIYRQISANYQTDHGQVLYRQDGLIEKVYTSNIEPLHAELEHFVTCVRAGNQPSVGGEQALKALRIASSIEQMALDGTEWHHAVPLELAPVAIA encoded by the coding sequence CGGGCCAATGATGTGTCTGTCGTACTCGACCTGATGATCCACGACATTGACCTGTTGCTAGAAATGGCAGGCTCAGTCGTTGTGAAACTAACGGCTAGTGGCAGCCGAGCCAGCAACTCTGGCTACCTAGACTACGTAACTGCCACCTTGGGGTTTGCTAATGGCATTGTCGCTACCCTGACGGCTAGCAAAGTCACCCACCGCAAAATTCGGCGCATTGCTGCCCACTGCAAAAATTCCCTAACTGAAGTAGATTTCCTTAGAAATGAGATTTTGATCTATCGTCAGATCAGTGCCAATTACCAGACTGACCATGGGCAGGTGCTCTATCGTCAAGATGGACTGATCGAGAAAGTTTACACCAGCAACATTGAGCCACTGCACGCAGAGTTAGAGCACTTTGTTACCTGTGTGCGGGCTGGCAACCAGCCTTCTGTAGGGGGTGAACAGGCACTCAAAGCCCTGCGGATCGCCAGTTCGATCGAGCAAATGGCACTTGATGGCACTGAGTGGCACCACGCCGTGCCCCTAGAGCTAGCCCCAGTGGCGATTGCCTAA